The genomic segment CACGGGACCTCAACTCCGGTCGGAGATGCTAACGAAACCAAGGCGATCAAAGCCGCATTTGGTGACCATGCCTACAAACTGGCATTGAGTTCCACGAAGTCCATGACGGGCCACTTACTGGGTGGAGCCGGGGGATTGGAAGCCGGAATTACGGCGTTGGCGGTTTACAATCAACTCTTGCCGCCGACGATCAATTACGAAACCGCGGACCCGGATTGTGATCTTGACTGTGTACCGAACCAGGCACGCCCCTCAAAGGTAACTTATGCATTATCAAATAGTTTTGGCTTTGGGGGCACAAATGCTGCGCTACTTTTCAAGCGATATCATGAGTAACCCAACCATCACTGTTTGAGTAACAGTTGTCAAACCATCAAAAGCTGAGCGAGTTTAGGCTTGAACCCGCTCAGCTTTTTCCCTCTCGGCTGTGAACCAGGACAAAACACTTCTAAAAAATTCCGATTCAAATACCTACACTTTCCCTTTTCATTCATCCTCGCACGATTTCCAGACAGAGCGCAGCTAAGCCTAGTGCTATCAACCCCAAATGTCAGGAAACGCCGACTGGCATAGCCATTGCTCGCCGAGGAGCAGACTTGCGGCCTAAATTACTAAGCCCAAGAAACAAACGGAGGGCGCAAAGAATGTCGAACCGTAGACACAAGATTATGGTCGTGGAAGATGATCTGACTCTACGACTCACCCTGACAGAATTGTTTCGTTTACAAGGTTTTGCCGTTGTCACCGCTCGTGACGGCGATGAAGGTTATCTGCAAGCAGTCGCACATCAACCGGATTTGATTATTACTGACCTGCAAATGCCTGTTTTGGATGGAATTGAACTTGCTCGCCTGATCCGCCGCGAACATGGAAAACTCAGCGAAATTCCCATCATCGCCTTAAGCGGCAATCTGGGAGAGTTTAACTTACCGGATAAGCTGGGAGCTGGCATTGACCGATTTGTAGACAAATCGGTGTTTGACAGCAAAAGTTTAATGGAATCAGTCAACTCTCTGCTCGGAATAAAAAATCTTGCAGTTACAGCGTCCGTCAGCAATTTGAGCCAGTAAGTTTAGGCAAGGTGGATTTGATAATTTCCGAAGTTGGCCCCGACGAGATTACCAATTCCACCATTTCAGTCTTTACGTGGCTGATAAAACTCAGGATGAACGAAGGGTAACAATGCAAAAATCACAGCGGGCTTATACAAATCCAGTCTTGTAACCACGCCGTCCGATAAAATCCCAATCGCGCCATCTTTTTGCTTTGAGTTCGAGCGGCCAAAAAACCGATCATCGGCTTCGCCAAGCTCAATTCCCTGTCGAACCAAATCAGCAACAGGTTCCGGCAACAAAAACCGACCGGATTGACCTTTACCGACACGGCCTCGCCGATCCACAACGACAATCCAGGCATAAGCCCACATTCCTTCTTCAGAATCCAGCGTTCCACCTTCCAACCCTACGCCGAATTCCGCGTCAGGAGTTTTTTCCAAGGCCTGCCGCGCGCGATTGAGCGCACCGATGAACATTTCGTGATCGGAATCTGGTTGCGCGCTGACGCCGGAATCGGTGTTGACACCAACCGCACGCGCTTCCGGCCAGAACGCGACAACCGCTTCGGCAACACAATTGATTTTGACAGGGTTTTCAGAACCAACGGCAAAACATGAGTTCAATGGCATAAGTAGAATCAGTAAGTTGAAGTTTGCGTGCAGACCCGTAAACTACCACGGCATCATCATCGCTCACAAATTCCAGAGACTTTATGACCTTGCTCAACCACGCTCCGCGCTTTGCTGCTGAATCGGCAAGCCAACTTGCTTACGAACTTTATGGCATCCGCTCGACGGCTGCGCCGTTGCCGAGTGAGCGCGATCAGAATTTTCTGCTCCCCACGGAGCCCGGCGACAAGTTTGTCCTCAAAATCGCCAACGCAACCGAAAATCGCGCCATGCTGGAAGCGCAGCAACAAGCGATGACGCTGATCGCTGAACAATCGTCTTTTTGCCCACGCATCATGCCGTCCTTGACCGGCGACACCATCATCGAAGTTCGAGCCGAAAATTCCAATCACTTTGCATGGTTGATCACCTACCTCGAAGGCGTTCCGCTCGGCAGCGTTAACCGACATTCGGACGATTTGCTGCGTGAACTTGGCCGTTGCCTGGGACAGGTTGACCGCGCCCTGGCTGAATTCGATCACCCCGCCATTCATCGCGACTTTCATTGGGATTTGGCCAACGGGCTGCGCGAAGTTCGCAAATTCCAGCCGCTGATTTTGGAAAACGATGTGCGGCAACTGGTCGGCAAACTGGCCGACGAATTCGAGCGCGAAACCTCGCCGTTGTTGCCCCATCTCCGCCGCAGTGCGATCCACAACGACGCAAACGATTACAACGTGTTAGTCGGCGGAGGCAACGATCTGTACTCGCGAAATCAGCGCGTGGTCGGCTTGGTGGATTTTGGGGATATGGTTTTCAGCTATACGATTGGCGATTTGGCCATCGCAATTGCTTACGCGATTTTGGACAAATCCGATCCGCTTGCCGCAGCCACACAAATCGTCGCAGGCTATCAAGCTGAAAATCCATTGACGGAAGCTGAACTCAGCGCGCTATTTGGCCTGGTCAAACTGCGGTTATGCGTCAGCGTTTGCATGGCCGCTCACCAACAACGGCAACGCCCCGATGATGAATACCTGACAATCAGCCAGCAACCGATTCGTTCGACGCTGCCGCGACTGGCGGCAATTCATCCGCGCTTTGCCGAAACTGCTTTCCGCCACGCCTGCGGCTTGAAAAAAGAGTTCAGAGTACCGCCTTTAGGCGGCAGTCTCGGCGATCAAATTCAACCGCCTAAAGGCGGAACTCTGAACTTCTCTTCCGTGATTGATGCCGATCTCAGAACTGAACCTTTGATTGTTTTTGATCTCAGCGTCAGCAGTCCCCTGCTCAGTGGCGATGCTGAAGAAAACTCCGAACCGAAATTGACCAAGCGGCTGTTTGGTTTGATGAAATCCGCTGGCGTCACCGTTGGCGTTGGGCGTTACGACGAAGCGCGCATGCTGTACGTCACGCCACTGTTTGCCGCCGATACGCGCACCGGCGAAGCGCGAACCGTGCATCTGGGAATTGATCTTTTTGTCGAATCAGGCTCGGCGGTTTATGCGCCGCTGGCGGGTGAAGTCCATTCGTTTCACAACAACAATGCGCCGCTGGATTATGGGCCCGTCATCATCCTGAAACACAAAACTGATGCGAAGGAATTTTTCACGCTTTATGGCCATCTCAGCGAAGACTCGTTGGAAGGTTTGTATGTTGGCCAACCGATCGCCGCTGGCCAGCGAATCGCTTCGATTGGTGCGCCGCCGACCAATGGAAACTGGACGCCGCACCTGCACTTTCAAATCATCACCGATTTACTGGATTTGGGTTATGACTTTCCCGGAGTTTGCCGCGCCAGCGAGCGCGAACTCTGGCGTGAGTTTTCGCCTGATCCGAATTTGATTCTGGGCATTCCCGCCGACCGCTTTCCACCGATAGAACCCAGCAAATCCGAAACGCTCATCCGTCGTCGCCGACGCATTGGCCGCAACCTAAGCATTGGATACCGCAATCCGGTCAAAGTCGTTCGTGGTTGGCGACAGTATTTGTTCGATGAAACCGGCAGGCAATATCTGGACGCATACAACAACGTCCCGCATGTGGGCCATTGCCATCCGCGAATCATCGAAGCTGCGTGCAAACAGATGGCCGTGCTCAACACCAACACGCGTTATTTGCACGACGCCATCAACCGCTACGCTGAAGAATTATGCGCCACACTGCCGGAAAATTTGAGCGTTTGCTTTTTCATCAATTCCGCCAGCGAAGCGAATGAACTGGCCCTGCGGTTAGCCCGCGCGCATACGCTGCAGAAGGACCTGATCGTACTGGAAGCCGCGTACCACGGCCACACGACCGGTTTGATTGACATCAGCCCGTACAAACACGGTGGCCCCGGCGGCAACGGAGCCCCTGACTGGGTTCATACCGTGCCGATTCCGGATGGCTATCGTGGGGTGTTCAAATACGACGATCCGCAATCGGGCGACAAGTATGCATCTCACGTTCGCGATGTGATCGAACGATTGAAGGCAAATGGTAAAGGTTTGGCGGGCTTCATTGCCGAAACCTGTCCCAGCGTCGGCGGGCAAATTTTTCTGCCTTCAGGCTATCTGGCTTCTGTTTATGCAGCGGTGCGCTCGGCTGGCGGAGTTTGCATCGCCGATGAAGTGCAAACTGGCCTGGGGCGCATCGGCACGGATTTTTGGGCGTTTCAGGCGCACGGCGTTGCGCCGGACATTGTCGTGATGGGTAAACCCATCGGCAACGGGCATCCGATTGGCGCTGTGGTGACAACGCCGGAAATTGCCGACTCGTTCAACAACGGCATGGAGTTTTTCAGCACCTTCGGCGGCAATCCGGTTTCGTGCGCGGTCGGTTTGGAAGTGCTGCATGTCGTCCGGGAAGAAAACCTTCAAGAGCACGCCTTGCGCATCGGCAATCGAATGCTCGAAGCCTTGCACCCATTTGTGGATCGCTTTCCGCTGGTTGGCGATGTGCGCGGCTCCGGATTATTTTTGGGCGTGGAATTGGTGCGCGACCGGGTGACGTTGGAACCTGCGGCGGAAGAGACTTCTTTCGTCGCCAACCGAATGCGCGACCACGGGATTTTGCTTGGCACGGACGGCCCGCATCATAACGTCATCAAAATTCGCCCGCCGATGCCATTTGACGAAGCCAATGCGGATTTTCTGGTAAACACGATGGCTGATATCTTGGCGCGAGATTTTCAATAAGGAGCGACACAAATGTTTCCGACAACGTCTCAAATTCTCAACAATTACCTGCTGCAATTGGTTGCCTTGATCTTGATGCTTGTGGTTGGCATCGGCTTATTGATTCGATTTATCAGGGCTCGCAGTCCTGAAGCGCGCAAAGAAGGATCGTATCCGGCAAACTGGGCGTTTATCGGAGTCGCCTTGGTGATTGCATTTGTCGTCTGCTATTTCAGCTTACCCGCCCTGGTAAATGCGTTTCGCTACAGGTTTGATCCGCAACAAATTACCGAAATTCGTGTGACCAAGCTGTCAGATCCGTCGAGCGCCAATACCAAAAAAGCCGAGCCGGTCGTCATCACGGATCGCGAACTGATTGCCAAAGGCTTTCAAACGTTGACGACCGCTGCCGGTTATGGCGCCAACCACGAACGACTTTTGCCGGACGGTTACGGGATTGATTTCAAACTGGCAGGTTCCAACGATTATTCGCCCATGCATTTGATCGCTTACCGCATGAGCAGGAAAGCCGGAGAAAGCACTACAACCACGCCGGTCAGCGTGATTGCCGTCAGCACGTACCAGGAAGCAGCGGACATCACTTTCAACTGCCCAGCATTTCACACCTGGTTAAGAAAAAACGTTGATCCACTGTTCGCGCCGCCGCCGATCAATCTTCCTCCAATGGCGAACTCAACTCCTCAAAACTGACGGCGTAACCGTTCCGCAATGTCTTTAGCGGCGACGGCTCCGTGGCCAACGGCCGTTGCCACGCTCAAACACACCGGATTGCAAACATCGCCTGCGACATACACCCATTCCAGCGAAGTGCGCTGGTGGCGATCGGCGACGATATAACCGGCTTCATTTAACTCGATTTGCCCGGAAAACGCTTCTGTGTTCGGCGCAATGCCAACGCGAACGAAGACGCCCTCCGTCTCAAGAACTTTCGGCTTGCCGGTACGAACATCTTCGATCACCAATCGCTCGACGTGCTCGCCGCCTTCGATTGCTTTCGCGTTGAACCCGGTTAGAAACTTGATGTTCGCAGTTTGTTGCGCTTCTTGAAGCCATTCGCTGCGCGCGCGAAAGTTGCCTGAGCGATGCACCAATGTCACCTGCGGGCAGACGCGCGACAGTATCAAACTGTTTTCCACCGCCGAATCTCCGCCGCCGATAACGCAAACGTTTTTGCCCGCGTACAAACTGTGATCCCGTGTAGCCGAAAAACTGACGCCGCCGCGAATGGCAAAACGATCTTCGCCGGGAATTTCCAGCCTGCGTTTTCGCGCTCCGGTGGCAATGATGATTGCCCGACTTGCCAACGATTCGCCGTTGCAAACCAAAGTTCGCTTGCTGAGATTGATGTCCTGCAACTGACAGCCGAGCCGGTACTGCAACTGCAATTCATCCAACTGAGCTTGAAACCGATCGCGCAAATCGCGCCCGTTTTCCGGTAGCAAGCCCGGATAGTCAATGACGCGATGAAACATGTGCAGCAACTGCCCGCCGAGTTCCGCTGCTTGCTCCAGCAGCACGGCGCGCAACCCCAACGAACTGCACCACAGCAAGGAACTCATACCTGCCGGGCCACCACCCAAAATGATCACATCGTCATCCGCCATACTTCGATCAAAAGCTAATTCCACCAGGCGTCAAAGCTCGCTTGCATTTGCGTAAACTCGCTCATTGCGCCAGCGCCAAACACGTACCGATCCGGTCGCACCAGAACGAAATCCAAACCCTCTTCGCGCATCCATCGCGCCAACGTTCCATGGGGTTCGACAAAATCTTTTCCGAACTGCCAGATGCTGATGTTTTTTCTGGCTGCCCACTCGACAACAGGTCCAGATAGCGTTTCAGGTTTCACCAACAAGGCAAACCGATACCCCAATACATCGTCCAGCAAGGCTTTGCCGCCATTCCAATGCACTTCTACTTGAGGCAGGTGCCGCCCGGCCAGCCGCGCAGATTTCGCAATAAAACCGGATCTCAGCGGCGGACGACGCAACGTCAGGCGGCGAAAGAGGGATCGCAAACGCGGCGCTTTGTTCAAAATTTGAAGCGACAACTTTCTCCACCAGCGCTCGAACGCGTTGTGAGCCTGCAACCGTTCGCTGAGAAACAAAGCGCCTTTCAGCAATTGAATGTAATGCGGCCGTCGTTCCTCGCCATAAGTGTCCAACAGTTCCGCTTTGGCTCGGTCCGAAATTACAGCCGCCAATTTCCAAGCCAGGTTCATTGCATCGCGCACACCGGAACACATTCCTTGCCCAGCCGAAGGCGGCATCATGTGCGCTGCGTCGCCCGCCAGAAAGACATTCCCAATGCGCCAGGATTTGGCCACCAGCGAATTATGCGTATACGAAACAATACGCGTGACATCCAACCGTTGCGGATCAATAAATGGCGCTACCCAGCGGAGCACATTGGCCGTGTCCGGGACTGTTTCACCATCGGTCAATTGAAATTCCCAGCGGCGATTGGGGCCTATGCCGTTGGCAAAGATCGTCAACCGGTCAGGGTTCAGCACGTACCGGAACCGATTCGGTAGCAAGGCGGCATCGGCCATGTCTTTCAGCAGCGTGTCCACAATCAACCAACGGCGCTTTTGCGCGAAAGAATCCATCTGCACGCCAAACTTATCGCGAATCCGACTTTGCCCTCCATCGCACCCCACCAACCATGATGCATTCACGACCAGCGAAGCCCCATCATCTGTGCGCCGCGCAATCACCGTAACACCGTCGCCCCTGTCTTCGACAGTTTCTGCCTCGACGCCCGTCAGTAACTGAACCTGCGGATACCGCGATACTCCATCGCGCAAAATCCGCTCGAAGGCGGGTTGGTCGAAATAACATGAACCAAAATATCCATGCAGGTTGCTGGCGATATGGACTTTGTCTTCGGCCAGCACGGTCCCCTTTTCGTCCACCACATCAATGTAGCCAAAGGGGGCCATGTGCTGAGACAATTGAGGCATCAATCCCGTCGCCTGAAAGTTTCGCTGCGTTTCTTCGTCGATGTGCGCCGCTCGCGGAAATGGATAAATGTAGTGTTCGCGTTCGATCACAATCACCTTGCAACCAAGTTGACCGAGCAGGTTCGCCAAAACGACGCCGGTTGGGCCGCAACCAATCACAACGACATCACTGTTATAAATTTCCATCTACCAAACTGCCTGATTGTTGTTTTTGATTTTTCGCTGAATTCGCTGAACGAATCCTCTTTTAATTTCTTGAAGGGGATGAATTCATCATATCAAATTCCAGCCCCAAATTATTCCTTTGGGCGGTTTGGTAAATGGCTTGAGCGACGGCAGCATCCTGGACTGCGTTACCGACCGATTTGAAATAGGTGATTTCCTCTCCTCGTCCCCGTCCGGGTTTCAATCCGGCGGCGATTTCTCCGAGCTCGGCGTAAATGTCTTCTGAGCGAAGCTCACCCCGATCAATAGCGATGATCAAATCTCCGGCTTCTTCCAGCGCGGCTTGTCGCTGGTCAATGACGATCTTGGAAGCTCGGCGGAGCGTGACAAAATCAACTTCCTGCATTTCGTGCGTGTACGATCCAATGGCGTTGACGTGCGCGCCGGGTTTCAAATCGGTGCCGTCGAAAACCGGCGTACGCGAATTGGTTGCGGTGCAAATCACATCGGCGTCGCGCACGGCTTGCGTGGGTGAGTTGGCAATCAGCAATTCGACTGAAGTTTGCGGCTGCAATTCCGCAATCAATGCTTGGGCGGATTCCCGATGGAGAGCGTAAACCCAAAAGCGTTTGATCGAACGCACCGCCGCGACCGCCAACACTTGTTGCCGAGCTTGCTGCCCCGCGCCGATGATTGCGGCGACTTCGGCGTCGCGTCGCGCCAGCAAATCCGTCGCGGCTCCGCTGGCGGCCCCGGTTCTGAGCGCTGTCAGGTAACCGCCTTCCATCGCCGCCACAGGCTGTCCCGTTTGCGGATCAACCACCACCACCAACGCGTGAATGCGAGGCAGCTCAAGCGCGGAATTTCGATTGTGGATTGAAGCGATTTTGACGGCCAGGGCATCGGCGTCGCTGAGGTACGCGGGCATAAACAATGTCAACCCGCCGTGCTTCGGTTGCGGAATGGCGGTTCGCAGCGGGCAGTCAGCTTTGCCGGTGGAAAGTTCGATGAAGGCATTCCTGACGATTTCAATCGCTTTTCGCATCGGAAGCGATTGGTGAACATCAGAGCGGGAGAGCAATCGCATAAAACAATCAGTCCCAATTGGAAGAAGCCTTCCGTTTTTCCTTTTGTGGTTACTGAGCTTTTTGTGACGAATTTTCCTTGCCTGATTCGGCTAAGGCTTCTCCGTTTTCCACGAAGTCAGCACGTATTCATAATCCATGTCCACCCAATCGTACCGGAGCAGGATTTTGTCTTCGCCCGCGACCCACAAATGAGAAATCGGGACTTTATATTCATCAAAATCCATTGTGAAGTGAGCCGCTTTGAACGTTCCCGCCGGAACTGTGATTTCCTCTTCGCCGAGTAAATTCAAACGATAGGTTCCCAATCGGCCAAGCGGAAGATCAGTGCCATCTCGCCTGCTGGACGTGTAGTAAACCGTACGCTTCTGCTCTCCGCCGAGCGCGCGGTCGTAATTGAAAAGCGCCCATCCGTCCAACATGACGGCGTGCGTCATGATCGAGAAAA from the Acidobacteriota bacterium genome contains:
- a CDS encoding response regulator; the encoded protein is MVVEDDLTLRLTLTELFRLQGFAVVTARDGDEGYLQAVAHQPDLIITDLQMPVLDGIELARLIRREHGKLSEIPIIALSGNLGEFNLPDKLGAGIDRFVDKSVFDSKSLMESVNSLLGIKNLAVTASVSNLSQ
- the yjjX gene encoding inosine/xanthosine triphosphatase gives rise to the protein MPLNSCFAVGSENPVKINCVAEAVVAFWPEARAVGVNTDSGVSAQPDSDHEMFIGALNRARQALEKTPDAEFGVGLEGGTLDSEEGMWAYAWIVVVDRRGRVGKGQSGRFLLPEPVADLVRQGIELGEADDRFFGRSNSKQKDGAIGILSDGVVTRLDLYKPAVIFALLPFVHPEFYQPRKD
- a CDS encoding aminotransferase class III-fold pyridoxal phosphate-dependent enzyme; this translates as MTLLNHAPRFAAESASQLAYELYGIRSTAAPLPSERDQNFLLPTEPGDKFVLKIANATENRAMLEAQQQAMTLIAEQSSFCPRIMPSLTGDTIIEVRAENSNHFAWLITYLEGVPLGSVNRHSDDLLRELGRCLGQVDRALAEFDHPAIHRDFHWDLANGLREVRKFQPLILENDVRQLVGKLADEFERETSPLLPHLRRSAIHNDANDYNVLVGGGNDLYSRNQRVVGLVDFGDMVFSYTIGDLAIAIAYAILDKSDPLAAATQIVAGYQAENPLTEAELSALFGLVKLRLCVSVCMAAHQQRQRPDDEYLTISQQPIRSTLPRLAAIHPRFAETAFRHACGLKKEFRVPPLGGSLGDQIQPPKGGTLNFSSVIDADLRTEPLIVFDLSVSSPLLSGDAEENSEPKLTKRLFGLMKSAGVTVGVGRYDEARMLYVTPLFAADTRTGEARTVHLGIDLFVESGSAVYAPLAGEVHSFHNNNAPLDYGPVIILKHKTDAKEFFTLYGHLSEDSLEGLYVGQPIAAGQRIASIGAPPTNGNWTPHLHFQIITDLLDLGYDFPGVCRASERELWREFSPDPNLILGIPADRFPPIEPSKSETLIRRRRRIGRNLSIGYRNPVKVVRGWRQYLFDETGRQYLDAYNNVPHVGHCHPRIIEAACKQMAVLNTNTRYLHDAINRYAEELCATLPENLSVCFFINSASEANELALRLARAHTLQKDLIVLEAAYHGHTTGLIDISPYKHGGPGGNGAPDWVHTVPIPDGYRGVFKYDDPQSGDKYASHVRDVIERLKANGKGLAGFIAETCPSVGGQIFLPSGYLASVYAAVRSAGGVCIADEVQTGLGRIGTDFWAFQAHGVAPDIVVMGKPIGNGHPIGAVVTTPEIADSFNNGMEFFSTFGGNPVSCAVGLEVLHVVREENLQEHALRIGNRMLEALHPFVDRFPLVGDVRGSGLFLGVELVRDRVTLEPAAEETSFVANRMRDHGILLGTDGPHHNVIKIRPPMPFDEANADFLVNTMADILARDFQ
- a CDS encoding FAD-dependent oxidoreductase — its product is MADDDVIILGGGPAGMSSLLWCSSLGLRAVLLEQAAELGGQLLHMFHRVIDYPGLLPENGRDLRDRFQAQLDELQLQYRLGCQLQDINLSKRTLVCNGESLASRAIIIATGARKRRLEIPGEDRFAIRGGVSFSATRDHSLYAGKNVCVIGGGDSAVENSLILSRVCPQVTLVHRSGNFRARSEWLQEAQQTANIKFLTGFNAKAIEGGEHVERLVIEDVRTGKPKVLETEGVFVRVGIAPNTEAFSGQIELNEAGYIVADRHQRTSLEWVYVAGDVCNPVCLSVATAVGHGAVAAKDIAERLRRQF
- a CDS encoding bifunctional 3-(3-hydroxy-phenyl)propionate/3-hydroxycinnamic acid hydroxylase — its product is MEIYNSDVVVIGCGPTGVVLANLLGQLGCKVIVIEREHYIYPFPRAAHIDEETQRNFQATGLMPQLSQHMAPFGYIDVVDEKGTVLAEDKVHIASNLHGYFGSCYFDQPAFERILRDGVSRYPQVQLLTGVEAETVEDRGDGVTVIARRTDDGASLVVNASWLVGCDGGQSRIRDKFGVQMDSFAQKRRWLIVDTLLKDMADAALLPNRFRYVLNPDRLTIFANGIGPNRRWEFQLTDGETVPDTANVLRWVAPFIDPQRLDVTRIVSYTHNSLVAKSWRIGNVFLAGDAAHMMPPSAGQGMCSGVRDAMNLAWKLAAVISDRAKAELLDTYGEERRPHYIQLLKGALFLSERLQAHNAFERWWRKLSLQILNKAPRLRSLFRRLTLRRPPLRSGFIAKSARLAGRHLPQVEVHWNGGKALLDDVLGYRFALLVKPETLSGPVVEWAARKNISIWQFGKDFVEPHGTLARWMREEGLDFVLVRPDRYVFGAGAMSEFTQMQASFDAWWN